A portion of the Homalodisca vitripennis isolate AUS2020 chromosome 2, UT_GWSS_2.1, whole genome shotgun sequence genome contains these proteins:
- the LOC124353892 gene encoding uncharacterized protein LOC124353892 isoform X3 — protein sequence MKISTLAALLGLALLAAMVAPAVADPMDRAEQWKCDKDKKHSWESNDVRHHKVCESLGFGSDIASLDELDGETKAKVDEYLKFILNLLIDLPSANKQNDTSKFKDVASRMQVAVIEMQFTIKNYKTFLHLVQKTLVTPLSSVVSKFLAGVEMKINNVVKTIVCLLFYLDSKIDSLLVLKIIESESLCESTGIHEYKTE from the coding sequence GCGCCTGCAGTTGCAGACCCCATGGACAGGGCAGAACAGTGGAAATGTGACAAAGACAAAAAACATTCCTGGGAAAGCAATGACGTCCGTCACCACAAAGTCTGTGAGTCACTAGGTTTCGGCTCGGACATTGCATCCTTAGACGAGCTTGACGGTGAAACTAAGGCTAAAGTGgatgaatatttaaagtttatactgAATCTTTTAATTGATCTGCCATCGGCCAACAAACAAAATGATACGAGTAAATTCAAAGATGTAGCCAGTCGAATGCAAGTAGCAGTCATTGAAATGCAATTCACGATAAAAAACTATAAGACGTTTCTTCACTTGGTCCAAAAAACACTCGTTACACCCCTTTCAAGTGTGGTGTCAAAGTTTCTGGCTGGTGTGGAAATGAAAATTAACAATGTTGTAAAAACAATCGTGTGCCTACTCTTTTACCTGGACAGTAAAATCGATTCACTCTTAGTCTTAAAAATTATTGAGTCAGAAAGTCTATGTGAATCAACAGGTATACACgaatataaaactgaataa